Proteins from a genomic interval of Clostridium cochlearium:
- a CDS encoding response regulator transcription factor: MNGKIAKILIVDDDENICEVIKMYLDNAGFDTKVSHDGKKAQDAFLEYNPDLVLLDIMLPSMDGIDVLKWIRRENQTPVIMLTAKGETFDKVLGLELGADDYIVKPFEPKELLARVKAVLRRFNTDNISKETLKFDGLIIDIDSYTVTYNGKEIKMPPKEFELLYYLASNKNRVFTREQLLCEVWGYDYPGDSRTVDVHIKRLREKLEEGSNWQIETVWGVGYKFEVK, from the coding sequence ATTAATGGGAAAATAGCTAAAATATTAATAGTAGATGATGATGAAAATATATGTGAAGTAATAAAAATGTACTTGGATAACGCTGGATTTGATACAAAAGTTAGCCATGATGGCAAGAAAGCTCAAGATGCATTTTTAGAATACAATCCAGACTTAGTTTTGTTAGATATAATGTTACCTAGCATGGATGGAATTGATGTCTTAAAGTGGATAAGAAGAGAGAATCAGACACCAGTAATAATGTTAACAGCAAAGGGAGAAACTTTTGATAAGGTTTTAGGATTAGAATTGGGGGCAGATGATTATATTGTTAAACCTTTTGAACCTAAAGAATTATTAGCGAGAGTAAAAGCTGTTTTAAGAAGATTTAATACAGACAATATAAGTAAAGAAACATTGAAATTTGATGGTTTAATTATAGATATAGATTCATATACAGTCACTTATAATGGAAAAGAAATAAAGATGCCTCCAAAGGAATTTGAGTTATTATACTATTTAGCTAGCAACAAAAATAGAGTATTTACTAGAGAACAATTATTATGTGAAGTATGGGGATATGATTATCCAGGAGATTCTAGAACTGTTGATGTGCATATAAAAAGGCTTAGAGAAAAATTAGAAGAAGGTTCAAATTGGCAAATAGAAACTGTATGGGGTGTTGGGTATAAATTTGAGGTGAAATAG